The Anopheles coluzzii chromosome 2, AcolN3, whole genome shotgun sequence genome window below encodes:
- the LOC120948420 gene encoding major facilitator superfamily domain-containing protein 6 has protein sequence MQPFSNDYGGGYGGGNGYEEQQPQQEIPMRTQGVARPMVDPEAMGEVDPTLYPQAKESTHKIRGKSDILEMLFGSVDQELLPVKTFYFFFYSAFGSLFPLMGVYFKQMGMNPGQCGLLIGTRPFVEFLSAPFWGSYADRCKKGKMLLLASLAAWIIFTLPLGFIQPPATSCIERKNATDFELRTPQVPRILKRSIDESMLEELSFGKYATDSGSSFTRVERAARPVAAAGVSPLDVSYANNFNEKLHRDWVSPLFSSIVYRTADIQKAFFLLLLLVIIGEFFSAPAITLADSAVITILGEDADRYGHQRMFGSLGWGLAMFFVGIALDHSTAFPDHPCGPEKQEKNYTICFATFSVLMGAALISATQIQFKYDYSEPQEPVQVEKVPQELTHEEQMQAQLAQQLQLPSLAATGTGMASAAPPPAALGAQTKMFAQTTREMPEWVTVLKQFKNLKCASFLFVAWFMGFGIGLIFTFLFWHLQDYGGSPTLFGVASVINHISEIFAYFFSFRLITQIGHVKVLCLGLVGNILRFLYISYLKNPWWVLPFEFMQGITHAAVWAACCSYIAHNTPQHLRSSAQGVLQGLHHGLGRGCGAVIGGMFVTYFGTTATFRGYGVICILVLAAFVFINFYRKDEGFISEIPTTEDPHQVAEETAHLAPHGVPSNPIPRALSSTRLNEIGQQNVDNGYGTYQTTGGALDVPGGAPKNPFGAPQGNVYGGNQY, from the exons atgCAACCCTTTTCGAACGACTACGGTGGAGGGTATGGCGGTGGTAATGGGTacgaggagcagcagccccaGCAAGAGATCCCGATGCGTACGCAGGGTGTCGCCCGGCCGATGGTTGACCCGGAGGCCATGGGCGAGGTGGACCCAACACT CTACCCGCAGGCGAAGGAATCGACACACAAGATCCGGGGCAAGTCGGACATACTGGAGATGCTGTTCGGTTCCGTCGACCAGGAGCTGCTGCCCGTGAAGAcgttctacttcttcttctactccGCGTTTGGCTCACTGTTTCCGCTGATGGGAGTGTACTTCAAGCAGATGGGCATGAACCCGGGCCAGTGTGGGCTGCTGATCGGTACGCGCCCGTTCGTCGAGTTCCTGTCGGCACCGTTCTGGGGCAGTTATGCGGATCG CTGTAAAAAGGGCAAAATGTTGCTGCTGGCCTCGCTTGCCGCGTGGATCATCTTTACGCTGCCCCTCGGCTTCATTCAACCACCGGCCACGAGCTGTATCGAGCGCAAGAATGCCACCGATTTCGAGCTCCGCACGCCGCAGGTTCCGCGCATCCTGAAGCGCTCCATCGACGAGAGCATGCTGGAAGAGCTGAGCTTCGGCAAGTATGCGACCGATAGTGGCAGTTCCTTTACCAG GGTGGAACGTGCGGCACGTCCCGTGGCAGCGGCCGGTGTATCGCCGCTCGACGTAAGCTACGCGAACAACTTCAACGAGAAGCTGCACCGCGATTGGGTCTCGCCATTGTTTTCCTCGATCGTTTATCGTACAGCG GACATTCAAAAAGCCttctttctgctgctgctgctcgtcatCATTGGTGAGTTCTTTAGCGCACCGGCAATCACGCTGGCAGATTCGGCCGTCATCACGATCCTCGGCGAAGACGCCGACCGGTACGGGCATCAGCGAATGTTCGGTTCGCTCGGCTGGGGTTTGGCAATGTTTTTCGTCGGCATTGCGCTAGATCACTCGACCGCCTTCCCCGACCATCCTTGTGGGCCggaaaagcaggaaaagaacTACACCATCTGCTTCGCGACGTTCTCCGTGCTGATGGGTGCGGCACTGATTTCCGCTACACAGATCCAGTTCAAGTATGACTACTCG GAACCACAAGAACCCGTCCAGGTGGAGAAGGTACCCCAAGAGTTAACACACGAAGAGCAGATGCAGGCACAGTTGGCACAGCAACTGCAGTTGCCTTCACTGGCAGCCACCGGTACAGGGATGGCCAGTGCTGCgccgccaccagcagcacttGGAGCGCAG ACGAAAATGTTCGCCCAAACTACACGCGAAATGCCGGAATGGGTCACGGTGCTGAAGCAGTTCAAGAATCTCAAGTGTGCCTCGTTCCTGTTCGTGGCGTGGTTCATGGGCTTCGGCATCGGGCTCATCTTTACGTTCCTGTTCTGGCATCTGCAGGACTACGGTGGCTCACCGACGCTGTTCGGCGTTGCGTCCGTCATCAACCACATCTCGGAGATCTTTGCCTACTTCTTCAGCTTCCGACTGATCACCCAGATCGGACACGTGAAGGTGCTGTGCCTTGGGCTGGTCGGTAACATTCTTCGCTTCCTGTACATCTCCTACCTGAAGAACCCGTGGTGGGTGCTGCCGTTCGAGTTTATGCAAG GCATCACTCATGCTGCCGTATGGGCTGCCTGCTGTTCCTACATCGCGCACAACACCCCACAACACCTACGATCTTCGGCACAAG GAGTACTGCAGGGACTGCATCATGGGCTGGGTAGAGGCTGCGGTGCCGTCATTGGCGGTATGTTTGTCACCTACTTCGGCACAACGGCCACCTTCCGTGGTTACGGTGTGATCTGTATTCTCGTGCTGGCCGCCTTCGTGTTCATCAACTTCTACCGCAAGGATGAAGGTTTCATCTCGGAAATTCCTACCACGGAGGATCCTCATCAG GTGGCAGAAGAGACGGCTCATCTGGCTCCGCACGGTGTCCCGAGCAATCCCATACCGCGTGCCCTCTCGAGCACGCGGCTCAACGAGATTGGTCAGCAGAACGTTGACAATGGCTATGGCACCTATCAGACGACTGGTGGTGCACTGGATGTGCCCGGCGGTGCCCCCAAGAATCCGTTCGGTGCTCCACAGGGTAATGTGTACGGTGGAAATCAGTACTAA